The Brucella melitensis bv. 1 str. 16M nucleotide sequence TCAATGTTCTGTTTGGTGAGACCCGTATAATATGAACCATCTGCACAGCGCAGAATGTAGACAATTATTTCCATGACTTGCCCCCGCTTGTCGTTGGAAGATAGATGTTTATGCAAGTTTACCTGCCTAACAAGCCGCGGCAATTGCGTTTAAGATTGTTTGTGTTCAAAAGGTTGAAATCAATGTCTGCACATCCCCGCATCTCCATTACCTACTGCACTCAATGTAATTGGCTGCTACGGGCAGCATGGATGGCGCAGGAACTGTTGCAGACTTTCGGGCAGGATCTGGCGGAAGTGGCGCTTCGTCCGGGCACGGGCGGGGTTTTTGAAATCCGTGTTCAGATGCCGGATGGCAGCGAGGAACTCATCTGGGAGCGCAAGCGCGATGGCGGCTTTCCCGAAGCCAAGGTGCTAAAGCAGCGCGTGCGTGATCTCGTCTGGCCGGAACGCGATCTGGGACATTCGGACCGGCCAATCAGTTCTTGAGCGGCTTCCTATCACTGATCCTTCGAGGCTACGCTTCGCTCCGCACCTCAGGATGAGGGGGCGGCGAGCCCGATGATATGCGGCCAACGATGTTAAACATCGACGCAGACGATTTAACAAAGCACGGATTTGGTGAACGTGAGTGGATACGCAATTCCCTCATCCTGAGGAGGTGCGTAGCACCGTCTCGAAGGATCGAAGGATCGAAGGATCGAAAGACGAGAGGATAAAAGCCCTCAATCCTCATCCACTACGCGCAGGCGTAGCTGACCCGGTTCGGTCGGTCTGGCTTGTGGGCGTGAAGGTTCTTCCGCGGGCGGAGGGCCGAATTCCAGCGCCTCGATCTTCGCGCCGCGTTTCGTGACTTTGCTGGAAGACACAAGAATATCGTCAATATCCTTGTTGGCCTGTATGAAATGCGTTTGCAACTTGCGCACGCGCTCGTCAAGACGGCCGACATCTTCCATCAGCCGGATCACTTCGCCCTGAATGACATGTGCCTGCTCGCGCATACGGGCATCTTTCAGGATCGCCTGAATGACCTGAATGGACAGCATCAGCAGTGATGGCGAGACGACGACCACCCGCGCCCGGTGCGCGCGCTGGATAAGCGCCTCGAAATGTTCGTGAATATCCGCGAAGATCGATTCCGACGGCACGAACAGGAAGGCGGTATCCTGCGTTTCGCCGGGAATCAGATATTTGTCGGAGACATCCTTGATATGGATTTCCATATCGCGGCGGAACTGGGCCACCGCTGCCTTGCGTGCCTCCGGCTGTTCCGTTTCGCGCATAGCGTTCCACGCTTCGAGCGGGAATTTCGCGTCGATCACCAAAGAGGGTGCATTGTTCGGCATTCGCACAAGGCAGTCGGGGCGGGTGCTGTTGGAAAGCGTTGCCTGAAACTCATAGGCACCCTGCGGCAGGCCGTCGGCAATGATGGCTTCCATCCGCGACTGGCCGAAAGCGCCGCGCGTCTGCTTGTTGGCGAGGATCGCCTGCAATTGCACCACCTGGCCCGCAAGCGACTGGATATTGTTCTGTGCCGTGTCGATGACGGCGAGGCGTTCCTGCAATTTGGCGAGGTTCTCATGCGTTGAGCGGGTCTGCTCGGTCATGGTCTGGCCGATGCGGTGCGTCATGCCGTCGAGCCGTTCGCGGATCGACTGGTTAAGCTCCGCCTGCCGCGAGCCGAAAACCTCGGCCATGGTCTGCATCCGGCCCTGCATTTCGGTTTGCGCTTTCAGGATTTCCGCCATGCGATATTCGGCGTCGCGGGCACGGTCTTCGGCCTGGGCTTCCGCGACGGCGCGAAGCCGGGCGGAGCGCGCCGCCGCAATGAGAAAAAGGCACAGGCAGAGCACAAGCGCGGCGATGCCCGCCAGCAGGATATTCCCGAGCGTGAAGGATGTGGCGCCAAGCTGCAGAAGCGGCTCATTCAAGAGATTCTGGTTTTCCATAAAACAAGCTTAGCTGATTCGTGTCGCCTTGATGAGATCAAAACAGGAACATTTTACAATGTGTAATTGACGATTCTCGCGCGACCCATTACGGAAAAGTCCATGTCTGTAAAACCGCTTATCATCCTTCCCGATCCCGTGCTGCGTCAGGTTTCCAAGCCTGTTGAACGCTTCGACGATCAATTGCGCAAATTCGCCAGCGATATGTTCGACACCATGTATGATGCGCCGGGCATTGGCCTTGCCGCCATTCAGGTGGGTGAACCGATCCGCATGCTTGTTATCGACCTTGCCAAGGAAGGCGAGCCGAAAGCACCGCATATTTTCGTCAATCCGACGATCGTGCAGTCCTCCGACAAGCGCAGCACCTATGAAGAAGGCTGTCTTTCGATCCCGGATTATTATGCGGAGGTCGAGCGCCCGGCGACGGTCAAGGTCAATTATTTCGATGCCGACGGCAAGCCGCAGTCCATGGAGGCCGATGGCCTGATGGCCACCTGCCTTCAGCATGAAATTGACCATCTGAACGGTGTGCTCTTCATCGACCATATTTCCAAGCTGAAGCGCGATATGGTCATCAAGAAGTTCAAGAAGCTCGCCAGCCAGCGGGCATCGAAGAAAGTGCTTTAATGCGTGTTGTTTTCATGGGGACGCCGGAATTTTCCGTGCCGATCCTCACCGCCATCATCGGTCACGGTTATGAGGTCGTTGCAGCCTATACGCAGCCGCCGCGCCCGGCAGGCCGCAGAGGTCTGGAACTCACCAGATCGCCGGTGCATGAAAAAGCAGAGCAATTCGGCATTCCGGTTTTCACGCCGAAGAGCCTCAAGGGCGCGGAAGAGCAGGATGTTTTCGCAAGCCTTGAAGCCGATGTGGCGATTGTCGTGGCCTATGGGCTTTTGCTGCCGAAGGCCATTCTCGATGCGCCGCGGCTTGGCTGCTATAACGGCCATGCGTCGCTTTTGCCGCGTTGGCGCGGTGCAGCGCCCATCCAGCGCGCTATTATGGCAGGCGATGCGGAAACCGGCATGATGATCATGAAGATGGATGAGGGGCTTGATACCGGGCCTGTCGCCATGGCCGAAAAGGTGGCCATCACGCCGGATATGACGGCGGGCGAACTGCATGATCGCCTGAGCATGATTGGCGCTGACCTGATGATCCGCGCGCTGGGCGCGCTTGAGCGCGAAAGCCTTGCCTTGCAGCCGCAGGCGGAAGAAGGCGTTACTTATGCCGCAAAGATCGACAAGGCGGAGGCCCGCATCGACTGGTCGAAGCCTGCAAAAGACGTGCACAATAGCATTCGCGGCCTGTCACCCTTTCCGGGCGCGTGGTGCGAGATGGAAATCAACGGTGCTGTCGAGCGCGTGAAGTTGCAGCGTTCCACGCTGGGCGAAGGTTCGGGCGCGCCGGGCACGGTGCTGGATGATCGCCTGACGATTGCCTGCGGCGAGGGCGCGGTGCGGCTTGCCACGCTGCAACGTTCCGGCGGAAAACCCTTGCCTGCACAAGAGTTTCTGCGTGGGCAGCGCGTCACGAAGGTTCTCTAGCCTGTGCCGCGCTACAAGCTCACGGTTGAATATGACGGCACGCCCTATGTCGGCTGGCAGCGACAGGAAAACGGCCATGCGGTGCAAGGCGCTATTGAGCAGGCGTTCAAGAAATTCTGTGGCGAAGACCTGACATTGAGTGCTGCGGGGCGCACCGATGCGGGCGTTCATGCGACAGCGCAGGTTGCCCATGTCGATCTTGCCAAGGATTGGGGCGCGGGCAAGGTGCGCGATGCAGTCAATGCGCATCTGGTCATGGCGGATGAGCGCATCAGCATCCTGAATGTCGAGAAGACGACGGATACATTCGATGCGCGTTTTTCCGCGCGTGCCCGGCATTATCTCTACCGGATTCATAATCGCCGCGCGCCGCTTGCAGTCGATTACCAGCGCGCATGGTGGGTGCAGAAGCAGCTTGATGCTGACGCAATGCACGAGGCCGCGCAGCGGCTTCTGGGCGAACATGATTTCACCACCTTCCGCGCCACGCAATGCCAGGCCAAAAGCCCGGTCAAGACGCTCGACCGGCTCGATGTTACCCGCAATGGCGACATGGTAGAAATGCGCGTTTCAGCGCGGTCCTTCCTGCACAATCAGGTGCGTTCCTTTGCGGGCAGCCTGATGGAAGTGGGCGTTGGCCGCTGGACGGCCGATGATCTGCAAGCTGCCCTTGAGGCGCGTGACCGCAAGGCCTGCGGGCAGGTGGCGCCGCCCTATGGGCTTTATCTGGTCGGAGTGGATTACGCCTTTCCGTTTTAGATGCGTATCAAAGCACGCTTCTCTCTTGCTCTTCGAGACGCCGTTTTCAACGGCTCCTCAGGATGAGGGGAAAACCGCGGCATGGGAATATAACGCGCTCTAATCCCTTGTTTTGACGCGCATCTTTTCCGAAAACCGTTTCACACTTTTCGGGATGCGCTCTAAACACATGCCCTAATAAGCATGCGGATCGAAACTGATCCCGAGCAATTGCTGCAACAAGGCCGTCAGGAACAGCGAGCCAATGAACACGCAGGCGAAGAACGGTGCTGCATAGGTGTGGGGGCGTTGCAGCGCAACAAATGTCAGCCGGTAGCTCAGCACGATGGATATGCCGAACATGACGAAGGCAAAGAGCGTGGCCACGTCGAAGCGGCCGGGAAAAAAGAGCTGAAGTAGCGTGATCGGCGTAAAAAGCCATGCCAGGAGCGCATTGCCCCAATTAATGGCAATGACATAGGTCGCATAGCGTTTGGCGATGCCGATGCGCTTTGCAAGCAGGCCGATGATGACAAGCGGCACCAGCCAGGCGCCAATATCGACAACAGCGGTGCGGGTGACGATGAGAAAACGTGTGCCCGCTTCCTCGCGGCCTGCAGTCAGGTTTGCTGCATAGGCAACCCAGCTTGCAAAAAGCGGCGGCAAGGCCACCGCTATCGCATAGAAGGATGCCCAGAAGTCTTCGGCGGAAATATCGAGGAAATTGAGCCCGTCCTTGCGGCCAAGCATCATTTTCCAGGCCCCCCGGAAATATCTGAAAATATCATCCAGACTTGGCATGAGGTTCCCAATTTTTGTATCGTTAATTTCCCGAAAGCCGTGCAGTTTCCCGCCGCCAAGCTTTACCCAAAGAAATCCGCGATGAAGCGTTCATAAATCTGCGTCAGGCCTTCGAGGTCGGCAAGGGCCACGCGCTCATCAACCATATGCATGGTCTGGCCCGTAAGGCCAAACTCCACCACCGGGCAATAATCCTTGATGAAGCGGGCATCGGACGTGCCGCCTGAAGTGGACAGTTCCGGGCGTTTGCCGGTTACGGCCTCTACCGATGCGGTGAGCGTGCCGATCAGTTTTTCATCATGGGTGAGGAAGACATGGCTTGGCCGCTCACGCCAGGTCAGTTCGTATTTGATCGGCGTTTCGCGCCCCTGGCGCAGGCGGTTGTCGCGCGCGGCCCTTTCCAGCCGGGAGATGATTTCCGCTTGAAGGCTTTCGGCCGTCCATGTGTCATTGAAGCGGATGTTGAACGAGGCGGTCGCCTTGTTCGGGATGACATTGGTGGCCTTGTTGCCCACATCAATGGTGGTGACTTCCAGATTGCTGGCCTGGAAATTTGCCGTGCCTTCATCGAAGGCGGGGCAAAGCAGGCTGTCAACCAGCGTGACGATGCCACGGACCGGATTTTCAGCCAGA carries:
- a CDS encoding SelT/SelW/SelH family protein, which encodes MSAHPRISITYCTQCNWLLRAAWMAQELLQTFGQDLAEVALRPGTGGVFEIRVQMPDGSEELIWERKRDGGFPEAKVLKQRVRDLVWPERDLGHSDRPISS
- a CDS encoding DNA recombination protein RmuC; translated protein: MENQNLLNEPLLQLGATSFTLGNILLAGIAALVLCLCLFLIAAARSARLRAVAEAQAEDRARDAEYRMAEILKAQTEMQGRMQTMAEVFGSRQAELNQSIRERLDGMTHRIGQTMTEQTRSTHENLAKLQERLAVIDTAQNNIQSLAGQVVQLQAILANKQTRGAFGQSRMEAIIADGLPQGAYEFQATLSNSTRPDCLVRMPNNAPSLVIDAKFPLEAWNAMRETEQPEARKAAVAQFRRDMEIHIKDVSDKYLIPGETQDTAFLFVPSESIFADIHEHFEALIQRAHRARVVVVSPSLLMLSIQVIQAILKDARMREQAHVIQGEVIRLMEDVGRLDERVRKLQTHFIQANKDIDDILVSSSKVTKRGAKIEALEFGPPPAEEPSRPQARPTEPGQLRLRVVDED
- the def gene encoding peptide deformylase yields the protein MSVKPLIILPDPVLRQVSKPVERFDDQLRKFASDMFDTMYDAPGIGLAAIQVGEPIRMLVIDLAKEGEPKAPHIFVNPTIVQSSDKRSTYEEGCLSIPDYYAEVERPATVKVNYFDADGKPQSMEADGLMATCLQHEIDHLNGVLFIDHISKLKRDMVIKKFKKLASQRASKKVL
- the fmt gene encoding methionyl-tRNA formyltransferase is translated as MRVVFMGTPEFSVPILTAIIGHGYEVVAAYTQPPRPAGRRGLELTRSPVHEKAEQFGIPVFTPKSLKGAEEQDVFASLEADVAIVVAYGLLLPKAILDAPRLGCYNGHASLLPRWRGAAPIQRAIMAGDAETGMMIMKMDEGLDTGPVAMAEKVAITPDMTAGELHDRLSMIGADLMIRALGALERESLALQPQAEEGVTYAAKIDKAEARIDWSKPAKDVHNSIRGLSPFPGAWCEMEINGAVERVKLQRSTLGEGSGAPGTVLDDRLTIACGEGAVRLATLQRSGGKPLPAQEFLRGQRVTKVL
- the truA gene encoding tRNA pseudouridine(38-40) synthase TruA, with the translated sequence MPRYKLTVEYDGTPYVGWQRQENGHAVQGAIEQAFKKFCGEDLTLSAAGRTDAGVHATAQVAHVDLAKDWGAGKVRDAVNAHLVMADERISILNVEKTTDTFDARFSARARHYLYRIHNRRAPLAVDYQRAWWVQKQLDADAMHEAAQRLLGEHDFTTFRATQCQAKSPVKTLDRLDVTRNGDMVEMRVSARSFLHNQVRSFAGSLMEVGVGRWTADDLQAALEARDRKACGQVAPPYGLYLVGVDYAFPF